A window of Piliocolobus tephrosceles isolate RC106 unplaced genomic scaffold, ASM277652v3 unscaffolded_14220, whole genome shotgun sequence genomic DNA:
GCTCATGAGGCTTAACTGAAAGACAAAAGAATGTAGCATTATATAAGTTCTACAGAGTTCTGAACAACGTAACATTGTACCTATAGTCAACGATACTgtattgcacacttaaaaatctgttaagtgggtatatttgttgtatttttactaccataataaaaaaaagcatATAACAAGGTGAAAGTCAAGCCACATGCAGTTGAAAAAACAATTCAGCATTCAATGTGAGGTGATAAAATAGGACTATAAAAGGATGCTTTTATAGCACCATTGTCTATATGCAAAGGttttctataatttaaattttccaatttgtgtctttaaaaaaagcattaagcttttctgaatttttctgaatTAACTCTAAAAGTTTGTAAGCACTGAActctaataattttatttagcaaATTTATCTGAGAAGACCCtttgatttaaaaagaagacagatttttttcttctagttttctttGCAGTGCTAGATAATACTATTATACAGAATAGGCCACCATTGTACCCTCTCTCTTCGCCGCATACGTGCTGATAGAGTTCTCTGCAGTACATTTCCTGAGGTTAAACTGCCATGCGGCAGAAAAGTCGCCACAGATAAGCAAGTATCACTTATTTCATTGAATTCAATTTCTTTCGCCACACCACGATGAGGAGCAGCAAAAACTACCATGTGACATCCACCACAAGCAACCTGCAGCATAAATCCACAGAAAAACTAATCAACATTGGCTTCAAACACAAACAAGTTTTTAATAGTTATCAGCTGTAAGACATTTACTTAGTGGTAGGCTTCCCAGACAGACTGACTTGGTGAATCTGTCTATACGTATGTGTGTGCACGAGAATGTGTAtacaatatgtataaaataagtacacaattggccgggtgtggtggctcaagcctccagcactttgggaggccaaggtggacagatcatgaggtcaggagatcgagaccatcctggctaacatggtgaaactctgtctctactaaaaatacaaaaaattagccgggtgtggtggtgggtgcctgtagtcccagctacctgggaagctgaggcaggagaatggcatgaacccaggaggcggaggttgcagtgagccaagatcgcaccactgcactccagcctgggcgacagagcaagactccgtctcaaaaaaaaaaagtacataattaCCATACATATTCTTTAAATACTGTGATCGAAAATTAGAACAAGTTTAATCTACCATTTaactttcaatttaaaataatatagagaaaaaatactTGGCAGATTACATTTCTCCTTACAgttagaaaatgttattttaatctgGGAGAGACATTAAAAACGTGAAAAATTGCTCAGAGACGTTCtactggaagaattttttttttttaagtataaatcaGTCTCTTGGGCTACTTATGTCTCTAAGCCCTctttaaatgaacattttctaAGTTTAATGCTTAAAAGTAAATCCttagaggaaaataaatgcaaGTATGCATGATGacagaacaataaaaaatgaaatcagccttcaaagaattttgagaaataagtcattttcaagaaaatgctTAAAAAACCCATAGTGCAGTATTTTCTGTACATAGGTTCTAGATACTTTATAATgttctatttttccttcataacactttaaattttaaaatttatatatatttttgtatatcccttttaaaaatttaagactaTAATGAACAAGTCCTCAATGAATGAGGACATGGTTATTTCATTCATCACTGTATAcagtactttgtatttctttttttctttcttttttttttgaaatggagttttaccgttgttgcccaggctggagtgcaacgacacaatctcggctcactgcaacctctgcctcctggattcaagcaattattttgcctcaggatcccaagaagctgggattacaggtgtctgccactatgcccagctaatttttgtatttttagtagagacggggtttcgccatgttagccaggctggtcttgaactcctgacctcaggtgatctgcccgcctcggcctcccaaagtgctaggattacaggcgtgagccagcgcacctgaccagtactttgtatttcttataCTTAGCACACTATCTTACCCATAGTAGGCTTTCATTAAATGACTATCAAATCAATAAGTGAAAGTGTTCCATATTAGGAGACACTGAGTCTTTGGAGGATAAATTTCAATATTATCATCAAGTCAAcagaattttcaaaagtcaaaacttAACTggcaaaaatattaagaaatacagGTATGATGCATGATGGTGATGTGACACTGAAATAATATATCCTTAAACTACGAAAATTTAGCCAAAAAACCGTATCTTcaaaactcttttattttttatttttttttgagccagggtctcactgtcacctggtctggagtgcagtgacacgacctcagctcactgcaacctccagctactgggttcaagcaattctcatgcctcagcctcccgagtagctgggattacaggcgtgtgccaccacacctggctaatttttgtatttttagtagagacggggtttcaccatgttggccaagctgttcttaaattcccgatctcaggtgatccgcccgccttggcctcccaaaatgctgggattacaggagtgagccagcgTGTCCCACCAAAACTCTTTGTTTATTATCAGACTTTCTGTTGAGCAGGATTTGAGAGTCTAAcatttaattcagcaaatatttactaaagaCTACTGTGAGCAAGGTACTCTGCTGGGTGCTACACAAGATACAAAGCTTGCAGGCATGGCACAGTCCCAGCTTTCAACAGATACATGAGAACGAAGCAGAACAGTCAAGATTTCAGCAAAAAGGAAGATGCTAAAGGAGGACAATTAGGAGTAACACATTTTCTGACTGGCATAATGTCTGACATTTGGCTTTTAGGAAACAAGTATATTTATTAGATATATCTATGATACTCTTCCATACAAACATAAAAGTACTTATTTTCTATGAAATACTGAAAGATTCAAATACAGTAATACGAAAATATAAACAGGGAAATGTGATAGCCTTACCAATTTAACTATAAATCTCAAAAAATTAGAGCACAAAGTAGGAATGAAGTGATTGGTAAAATTCTCCAGTCCAAGTCCTAATTTTCCGTGGCGACCATCTCCAAAAGTATACATAAGGCCGAtatctaaaatgcaaaaataatgaagagaattataaaagtattacttCTATGGATCTATTTGTAAACAGATAAATATGTTAACTCATACTGCAATTATAATTATCCCCCTCAAATTCTGCATTGAATTTACTCTATTGATCTTTCCACACTCTCTATGGTCTCTGTGGTCCTTCATGTAACATCAGGCAACAAATATTCTGAGAATAAATCAATTAACCTTGGTGGTTTGTGAAGCTGATGATCTGTCATGCAAGGCAGCATGTGGAGCAGCAGCAATACAGCATGCGAGCTTGAGATACACATCATATATtccaagggaaggagaaggagatgcTTGTATTCTGATCCCTACATCCCCACACtgtctattttcctttttcctgaggTCATTGATAGATCAGAGTTTCTCAACTTTGgcattattgacatttggggccagataattcaTGGTCGTGTGGgtctgtcctgtgcactgtaggatgttcagcagcatccttggcctctacccactaaatgccagtagGACAACTCCACTCTGCAGCCATGACCAttaaaaaatgtctccaaacgTTGTCATGTGACTTGGGGAGTGGGATGTGCATAAAATCTCTACAACTGGCTTAGCGTAATTAATCTGGCTCCTGGGCTGTGGAATACTGTTGAAGTAAATGCCATAAGCCAACAATGCTAACTAATTCCTATACCAAAACTTGGGTCCCCTCTGAAACTGGGCCCACAACGATGATGAGTAATCTTGTCACTTCTCGCCAGTTAGCCCTTTTGCTTACTGACATAGCAGCTATTACGAACCTTCACACTCCTTTCTTCAAGCCACTCCTTCATACCCTCCATCTCAACCAGGGTAAATGCCAGGGAAGCAGAAGTAAGGCGGGGGGGTTAATATGGTGCAGAGGAGGGGAATTTTCCTCTAGTCTGGGGATTAGGGAAGGCTTTCAAAGGGAAACCTAAAGGATGAGTAAGGTTTAGCAGCATGAAGAAGGAAGCACAAAATCTTCAGGCAGTCAGCAGTACATAGAAAGCCTCTGAATCAAGAGCAAACATGGCTTGGGCAAGAAACTGAAAGGCAACTAATATGCCTGGAGCACCAGAGTGGTAGGAGATGAGTCTGAAGAGGTGAAAAGGCAGTGTCCTACTAGTTCAGATGAAGAACTTTTGAACTTTTATCTTAAGGAcattaagaaggaaaatgaatgGTTTTAAGCTGGGAAACAATTGGGTCACCTTTGGGGACCTCTGATTTAAGATGGCAAAGTGACTGCATATTAAGCAAATCCAAGAGAACTGACTGAAAGAtcattagaaataataatataattcagTAAGGTggcaagtataaaaataaatttacaaaaataagcagaTTCCCTATAAATAAGTGATATTCAGTGTTTGGactctttatgtatttattttttgagatgagtctcgctctgttatccaggctggagtacagtggcacggtctcggcttactgcaacctctgcctcctgggttcaagtgattctcctgtctcagcctcaatagctgggattacaggcacgcgctgccacaccggctaatttttgtatttttttttttagtagagatggggtttcaccatgttgaccaggctgtagACTCTTATAATTCTTACTATTAAGTATTTATGtccttttttttatatatactccTTATCATCTTtatcccttcttcctccttcttttcaaCCTGATTTCTTTACCCAACTGTTTTTTTAAGGTTTGCCTTTTAAATTTGATTGTCTTttgcctgaaaaaaaataaaccctGATCCAAGCTGCCTGATGGCACTTCCAACTTcagagagcttttaaaaatatgagccaCTGGCTATAATGGGGAACTGGCAAGGCCTTGCAGATAACCCACTACGTACTTCTCATTAgtcctggaggaaaaaaaaaaaaaattccacactACTTGCTCTCTAGGGACAATTGATGAACAAAAAGGCAAACAAAGTTAACGTTCAATGATTTGTGCTATAACTCTTTTTATCAGGAGTAAAGGTATTATGAAAATTTAACTAAATAATCAAATTGTATGTTAGATGACAGATTAAAAACTATGTATTTACTATCAGTGGCAGTTTAGAGTTGATGAAAAATGACAGTAAGGACATAGAAAGTGACACTAGGACCCTACAGTTAAGGGATACACATCAACAACTCTTAGTGGATGACGAATGAATAATACTTTTCATATTCTATATAATGCTATTTCATGATATGTTCTCAAGAGCATTGATACTTGATAATGGGCAGCTCATCCTCTCTGAAAGGTTCTTTGGGGAAGAAGGAACAGTGTATCTTGCATTTGCTGATTCCTAGTTTCCCTAGCCAGATACCATTAGATGAGCGGTAGCTTTTTCAGGAGCTTTTTCATAGCAGGAGCTTttcagaaagaagggaaaaaaagtagaaatgctAGTACATGGATTATGTCAATATACTAGATGATTTCTGACTTTGCGATGATTCACTCCATTTTTAGACAGAAATAGTGAAATTATATACCCAATGTTAAAGCATTGAAAACTGTGGACTATATCCATTACCTACATATATGTGACTGAATCATTTAGGGGAGGATCTTTACGGAGTCCTACATTATCAGCAGCACATAGTTTTGAGGCTGAGAAGTGGGCTCAAAGGAACACTTCCGTGCATGAAGGAGATACCACAGAGTGGAAGAAGGTATCCACTTAGTGGTCTCTGAGGGGCCTTTCTCTCTAACACTGTGGAGAACGGAGTCATTCCTGAAAACGCCTCCAGGTGGCAAAAACGTAAGAATCGACTCGGCCTGAATGCAGCTCTGTCAGACTGAATAGGAAGAATGTTTTAAAGTAAGTTTCTGCTTGTGGGATTTTTCCTTTTGGCCTGAGCAGAGTTAAGAGCCTTCAAACtgatataatttcaaaaagaTTCCTGTTTTCTGCCAAAGAATAATACTATGGTCTAACTTCTGACATCAGCAGGCTATTGTGAGGTTCTAAATCTTGGGATCATTTACATGTGTtctaaattgaattaaaataataaaaaggagctCACGACTTTATACTTTGGAATAGTAAACATGGAATTCCATTTTTCTCAGTCATTAATTCCTTTACTTAAGTTAGATACATTcatttcatatataatttattttgtaataaaatataccccgttctataaatatataacagaaaTTCTAATCCATACCTGTTATCAAAGCTGTGTGATTTTCTCCACAAGAAATATAACTTACTGTATGATCCCTAATATTCTCAATGACTTTGGGTTCTgaagtttcaaaaagaaaagtgcCAAGACCCAGCTGACCAAATTGTCCCAGGCCAAACGTATACACAGCATTCTCTGAAACGAAAGGGGCAAATACAAGAGAAGGATTATGGAAGCAGACACTGTTACCATCATATTTGGAAAAATTGTGACATTCAACCTTTTATAGTGAAGGTTAAGTgcctctgggggaaaaaaaccccatttaagaatatttaacaTTGAAGAATAAATCTTTCAATGacgaaggaagagaaaaatgaaaaggtacataattataaaaattatgacatgggtatgattttatcttttatacataAACATAAAAGTTAGGTAAGTAACAGGTATGATACAATGCATATAAGTCAGGGAACTACCTGAAATGTCCCCATAATTACATTGGCTCAAAAAGTACAAACTATCGgccggtagctcacgcctgtaatcccagcaccttgggaggccaaggcgggtggattgcttgaggccaggctcgagactggcctggccaacatggtgaaaccccatctctaccaaaattacaaaaatcagttgggcatgatggcacgcatctgtaattccagctacactgggaggctgaggcacaagaatcgcttgaacccaggaggcagaggttgcagtgggccaagattgcaccaccacactccagcctgggtgatagagtgacattccatctcaaaaagtaaaacagaaagtaCCAACTGTCATTAAGCTAATTCACTATGTCAAATAAAAAGTGAAGAGTGTCTCCTACAGAAaaacttcttccttttaaaagtagtttacgtatcacctaaggtcaggagttggagaagagtctggccaatgtggtgaaaccgtctctactaaaaatacaaaaattagccgggcgtggtggtgtacatctgttatcccagctactagggaggctgaggcaggagaatcacttgaacccaggaggtggaggttgcagtgacccgagatcacgccactgcactccagcctgggcaacagagcaagactccatctcaaaaataaaataaaacaaaatacaagtaGTTTAATAATCTATTTTACAAAACCCAATTTCAGAGAATTGTCTTGAGAATTAAAACTGATAGTACATATGCTACATTTATTCACAAGTAAAGCTTCTTTACTAGGAAATGCAACTATAATAGGAGGGGAAAAGCTTTTCtttatattgatattttgaaGTGATTCCAAAGGACTTCCAATAACtcattaaatattatgttatatgttttctagaaatgaaaaagtacaaaaacaggaTACAAGAGTGGTGATGAAAGGGTCCTTTTAGAGACATCATGCTCCTGGCTGCTGCATTAGGATACGCAGTGTCGATTACATTAGTCACTTCTCCTTAGTACACTGAGTTTAGTACATTGAGTTTCTCCTATTACAGAAGGAAGGGTAAGAGCTTGGTATTCATGCC
This region includes:
- the LOC111536340 gene encoding X-linked retinitis pigmentosa GTPase regulator, translated to MYTFGDGRHGKLGLGLENFTNHFIPTLCSNFLRFIVKLVACGGCHMVVFAAPHRGVAKEIEFNEISDTCLSVATFLPHGSLTSGNVLQRTLSARMRRRERVQWWPILYNSII